DNA from Mycobacterium bourgelatii:
TGCGTCCGTTGCACCCAAGCTCGGGTATCGGAGACGAACTTCGACAGCGCGGCGTCGCGTTCGGGTGACCCCGCTTCGCCGGTGGCCAAGAATGCATTGCTGCGGTCGTCGTTCTCCTTCATGAGCGGCCCGATGGCCTGGCACATCGCCTTGTCCGCATCCGTGATCGCCTGCGGGTTGGGGGTAGCCGCCGTAGGCGAGGGTGCGGGTTCGGGCTGAGTCACCAACGACACCACGGCGACCACCAGCGCCACTACCGCCAGCGCGATCGCTGCAAGCACACCCGCCGTCGTCTTGGAAGGTCGGCGACGTTGCCACGGCGGGGAACGGAAATTGGTGATGGGGGTGCGCCGCGGGAGTTCCTCACGAGGTTCGGGGGCGGCGCGTCGCACGTCGTCGCGAGGTTGCGGGCCGCGATGGAACTCATCGGTCTGGGGGGGACGCGTGTAGCCGCCACCCCCCGGACGGAAAGAGCCCGTTTCGCCACTCCGAGTGCTCATCGCTACGTCCTCCTAGCTGATGCCTACGGCGTTGGAATCGGGACCCAGATCCCGTAGAGCCAGAAGCCCCACTGCAGGTAGTACGGATCCCATACCGGGACGACGGGGTAACCCATGTAGTTCAGCGGCGGCGCCACCCAGCCGGCGGGTGGTGGTCCCCCGCGCCAACCGAAGGGGTGCAGCGACGCCCAGAGCGGGTTGCCCCAGCCGCGTAGGGGTGGCGGCGGAGGCCCCCAGCCCCACGGCGCACGTCCCAGACCCCACGGTGGCGGGCCACCGAACCAGGGCGGAACGTGAAGGTGCAGGCCTGGGCTGCGGAACCTGGCATCCCAGCGCAAATCGCCGATGATGCCGGGCCCCCGGAAGTCGCTGCGGAAACGCCAAGCCGGCCAGCCGTGACCGCGGAATCCCCAGTTCAGGTTGGCGTGGCCGCCGAGGCCGCGCACGTTGATGCCCAAGCCGCCGCGGGGGCCCCACCACTTGCCAAAGGGTGGCGCGCCGATACCACGGAAGTTTGCCCGGAAGTTCCCGGCGGGGATGCCGGGCCCGCGCACGCCGATGCGGAAGTCGGCCCGGGGTCCGCCAGGTCCGCGGAACGCGCCGCGGACGTCGGCTGCGGGTACACCCGGACCACGGAAATTCGCAACCCTGCCGCCATCCGGCCGACCCGGCGAATGGAACCCGCCGCGTACGTCGGCGACTGACCGCGTCTTGTTGTTCGCGCCACCGGGACCGCCATTGCCGCCGACGGGCGTGGGGCTGCCGCCCCCATGTCCGGGACCGCCACCGCCGCCTGGGCCGCCGCCGGGGCCTTGGCCGCCGCCCTTGCCGCCGCCCTGACCACCACCGGGGCCGCCATGACCGCCGCCTTGGCCGGCTCCGCCGCCACCCGGGCCGCCGCCCGGTCCGGCACCGCCACCGTGGCCGCCGCCTTGGCCGGCTCCGCCGCCAGCTTGGCCGCCGCCCGGTCCGGCGCCGCCACCGTGGCCGCCGCCGGGGCCGCCGCCCGGTCCGGCACCGCCACCCTTGCCGCCGCCGGGACCGCCCCCGCCACCAGGCGCGTGGCCGGCGCCTCCGCCGCCATGGCCGCCACCGCCGGGACCGCCGCCACCACCAGGCGCGTGGCCGGCGCCTCCGCCGCCATGACCGCCACCGCCGCCGCCTGGTGCGTGGCCGCCGCCACCGCCGCCACCGTGGCCACCGCCGCCTCCGCCGCCGCCGTGGCCACCGCCTCCGCCACCTCCGCCGCCGCCAGGCTTAAGTGGCAGCGGCGCGTCGGGTTGCGCGTTGGCGACGCCCGTGCCAATCCCGATGGTCGAAACGACCAAGGGATTATTTGCCGTCATCGAAAGGGCAGCCGTTATGGCCGCACCTGCAGCCAGCTGCCTAAAAACTTTTTCGTACCCCATCGGGGACCTCACAAGGTTTCAGCCCGACCCGATTTCCATGCTAGTCCAGTTGCGTCAGGCCAATCCGCCCTGAGCCGATACTGGTGGGGATTCCCGGTCCCCATTGCGGGGTGTTACCCATCCGGTCCTGACTCAAAACCGCTGGCAGCGCCAGACAAGTAGGGTAACGCCGTGGCGCAGGACGACCGTCGCCGTTGGGACGAGAAATATCGCAGTCGCGGGCCGGCAGCGGTCGATACGTTGCAGCCGCCCGATTTTCTCCGGCCGTACTTGGACGTCGTCCCTCGCGCCGGACACGCTCTGGATCTGGCCTGCGGCCAGGGTTTTGCGGCGGTCTGGCTGGCGCGCCGTGGCCTGTCCGTCCGGGGTGTGGACATTTCACCGGTGGCCATCGAGCACGCACGGGCACTTTCCGTGCTCAGCGGCGTATCCGAGCGCTGCCGGTTCGATACTTTCGATCTCGACGACGGGTTACCGCCCGGCCCACCCGTCGACATGATCGTGTGCCACCAATTTCGCGACCGCCGGCTCGACGCTGCGGTCATTGAGCGTTTGGCACCGGGCGGTCTGTTGGCCGTGTGTTGCATGAGCGAAGTTGGAGCCGACCCCGGACGATTCCGCGCCAAACCCGGGGAGCTGACTGAAGCTTTCGCGGAACTCGACCTCATTGCTACCGGCGAGGGCGAAGGCTCCGCCTGGCTCGTGGCGCGGGCTCGAAGCAGCCCCCGAAACAGCCCCCGAAGCAGTCCGCGAAAGCAATAGCTCCCGTATTTGCTGAAATCGCAACCTACGCGACCGTAGGTATGCGACCCTATTCCGACATGCACGTCGAATAGCCTCAGGGGGTTGCCGTGTCCGAGCTCTTTCCGGCTTATCGGGCCAGTTGGGAGACAGACGAACACCGCTTGCTGCGCAAGCACGCGGCCGAGTTCATGTTCCGAGAAGCCACACCCAACCAAGAACGCTGGGCCCGCGAGCACCAGGTAGACCGGGAGTACTGGCGAAAGCAGGGCGCCGCAGGCTTATTGGGCGTCGATCTGCCCGAGCGGTTTGGTGGCGCCGGTGGTGATTTCGGCTATTCGGCGGTCATCGCCGAGGAGCAGGCCCTCGCGCAGGACACCGCATCTGGCTGGGTCGTGCACTCGCCAATCGGGGCGCACTACATCAACTCCTACGGCACTGAAGAACAGAAACAACGGTGGCTGCCCCGAGTCATCAGTGGGGACTTGGTCATTGCGATCGCAATGACCGAGCCGGGGGCGGGATCGGATCTGCAGGGAATTCGGACCACCGCGGTGCGCGACGGTTCCGAATACGTGATCAACGGATCGAAGACCTTCATCACCAATGGAAGTCACTGCGACCTGGTGATCATCGTCGCCAAGACCGACCCGTCGGCGGGTGCGGCGGGAGTCTCGTTGATCGTGGCCGAAACCGCGCAGTTGCAGGGGTTTGAGCGCGGGCGAGTGTTGGAGAAGATCGGTCTGCACGGGCAGGACACCCGCGAGCTGTTCTTCACCGACATGCGCGTGCCAACGGCGAATCTGCTGGGAGAGAAAGAGGGTTTGGGCTTTTACCAGCTGATGGAACAGCTGCCGCGGGAGCGGCTGATCATCGCCTCGCAGTGCGCCGGTCTCGCCGAGTTGGCAGTGCTCGAGGCGATCCGCTACACAAAGCAACGAGAAGCGTTCGGACGGCAGTTGATCAAGTTCCAACACAACAGATTTGAACTGGCCGCACTCAAAGCCGAGACTCTGTCGATCAAGACCACCGTGGACCACTGCATCCAGGAATACATCGACGGCATCAACGACCCGGCGACGGCGTCGATGGCCAAGCTGATCGCCGCCGACAAATCCGTCGAGGTCGTCGACAAGTGCCTGCAATTCTTCGGCGGCTACGGCTACATGATGGAGTACCCGATCGCCCGGCTCTACACGGCCGCGCGAGTGAGCAAGATCTACGGCGGCACAAGCGAAATCATGAAGGAGATCATCAGCCGCTCGCTCTGAGACCGGGCCGGCCGGTAATGTCACGCTGATGGAGCGGCGCGTCCTCGAAGCGGTCATCTATGAACGCGAACCGCCGATTGCGCGGATCATCTTGAACCGGGTTGACAAGGCCAACACCAAGGATGCCCAACTGGTTCACGAAGTCGACGATTGCCTGCGCGAGGCGGACCGCGACAAAGAGATCAAGGTGGTCATCCTCAAAGCCAACGGAAAAGGCTTCTGCGGCGGGCATGTGGCTCGTTGGGGTCCCGATGAGAACCCCTACCCGGAATTCGGTGACACATTCGAGGACCTCTACAAGGGCACGGCCGACCTGTTCCTGTGGCCCACGCTGTATCTCTGGGAGTTTCCCAAGCCGACAATCTCCCAGATCCACGGGTATTGCGTGGGTGGCGGCATCTACCTCGGTCTGCTGACCGACTTCTGCGTCGCTTCCGAAGACGCTTATTTCCAGATGCCGCTGGCGCAGACCCTCGGTGAGCCCGGCGGTCACACCATGATCGAACCGTGGTTGCTGATGAACTGGCATCGCACGATGGACTGGCTGCTGCTCGCGCCGACGCTGTCGGCGCAGCAGGCGCTCGATTGGGGTCTACTCAACAGGGTGGTGCCACGAGAAGACCTCGAGGATGTCGTCGAGGAGATGGCGCGCAGGATCTCTCAGATTCCGCTCACCACCCTGATGGCGGTAAAGAACAACGTGAAGCGCGCCTGGGAACTGATGGGCATGCGTGTGCATCTACAGGTCAGTCACATCTTGACGAACATGGTGGGCGCGGCATCCGATGTCGCGGCTCGCCGCGCCGAACTCATGCAGTCCGGGATGAACCCTCGCGAGTATCTTTCTCACCGCGAGCAGACGCAAAATCGCACACCGGAGGCCTGATTCGTACAAGTTTGCGTCTGCTCGCGGGGTTAGTGGTGAGCGGGCTTAGTGATTGGCGGCGTGCCGGGCGGCGACGTAGCCGAACACCATCGAATTCGAGATGCTCGCCCCCGCGCCGGGATACGTGCGGCCCATCACCGTCGCGGTGGTATTACCGGTGGCATAAAGCCCTTCGATCACCCGGTCCTGCTGGTCGAGAACCTGCGCGTATTCGTTGGTGATCACTCCGCCGCACGTCCCGACATCCGCCGGTAGCACCCGGGTCGCGTAGTAGGGCGCCCGGTCAAGGGGACCGAGAGCCCTGTTGGGCCGGTAGCCGGGATCCCCGAGGCAATCGTTGTATGCCGACTGCCCGCGTCCGAAGTCGGGATCTAGGCCCTCGGCCGCGAACCGGTTGAACCGCTGGATCGTCTTGGCGAGTTCGTCGGCGGGAAGGTCGATTTGGCGAGCGAGGTCGCCGACGCTGCCGGCCCGCTTGACGGCGCCGCTCTCGATCAAGGCGGCCGGCAGATGCTCGCGCTTGAGTGGATTGGTGCCGGCAACGTACCGGCGCACGTACCCCTCGTCGAAAATCATCCAGCACGGTACGGCCTTATTCGCATACATCGCCTTGCCGACCTCCACGTAGGAGTTCGACTCGTTGCAGAACCGTCTACCGGTGGAGTCGACATAGATGGCGCCGGGGCGTTGCCGCCCTTGCCCCAGCGATCCCGCGGCCGCACCGCCGTTCGCGATGAAAACGGACGGCAGCCACCAGGCCTCGTCCAGCAGGTCGGTGTT
Protein-coding regions in this window:
- a CDS encoding SAM-dependent methyltransferase — protein: MAQDDRRRWDEKYRSRGPAAVDTLQPPDFLRPYLDVVPRAGHALDLACGQGFAAVWLARRGLSVRGVDISPVAIEHARALSVLSGVSERCRFDTFDLDDGLPPGPPVDMIVCHQFRDRRLDAAVIERLAPGGLLAVCCMSEVGADPGRFRAKPGELTEAFAELDLIATGEGEGSAWLVARARSSPRNSPRSSPRKQ
- a CDS encoding acyl-CoA dehydrogenase family protein, which encodes MSELFPAYRASWETDEHRLLRKHAAEFMFREATPNQERWAREHQVDREYWRKQGAAGLLGVDLPERFGGAGGDFGYSAVIAEEQALAQDTASGWVVHSPIGAHYINSYGTEEQKQRWLPRVISGDLVIAIAMTEPGAGSDLQGIRTTAVRDGSEYVINGSKTFITNGSHCDLVIIVAKTDPSAGAAGVSLIVAETAQLQGFERGRVLEKIGLHGQDTRELFFTDMRVPTANLLGEKEGLGFYQLMEQLPRERLIIASQCAGLAELAVLEAIRYTKQREAFGRQLIKFQHNRFELAALKAETLSIKTTVDHCIQEYIDGINDPATASMAKLIAADKSVEVVDKCLQFFGGYGYMMEYPIARLYTAARVSKIYGGTSEIMKEIISRSL
- a CDS encoding enoyl-CoA hydratase-related protein yields the protein MERRVLEAVIYEREPPIARIILNRVDKANTKDAQLVHEVDDCLREADRDKEIKVVILKANGKGFCGGHVARWGPDENPYPEFGDTFEDLYKGTADLFLWPTLYLWEFPKPTISQIHGYCVGGGIYLGLLTDFCVASEDAYFQMPLAQTLGEPGGHTMIEPWLLMNWHRTMDWLLLAPTLSAQQALDWGLLNRVVPREDLEDVVEEMARRISQIPLTTLMAVKNNVKRAWELMGMRVHLQVSHILTNMVGAASDVAARRAELMQSGMNPREYLSHREQTQNRTPEA